The Mercenaria mercenaria strain notata chromosome 6, MADL_Memer_1, whole genome shotgun sequence genome contains the following window.
ACCAAGGTAAGTAGCTTGTTGGACAGCGGACAGAGGCTGGTTGTGCAGAATGTAAGCAGTCTTGACTGGTTTAGTTTTGGGAGCAGTTACGTGCATGATGTGACATTTGTCCACATTGAAGGACATCCTCCATTTCTTCTCCCACTCCTCCAGCTTGTTCAAGTCTTCCTGAAGGGCCTGTGGGTCCCTAACGGAGCGTATTACACGATAAATGATGCAATCATCGGCAAAGAGCCTAACACTTGAACAGACACTGGAGGGTAGGTCATTTATATAGAGAAGAAACAGAAGAGGTCCTAAAACTGAACCTTGGGGTACACCAGACTCAACTGAGGCTTCTGATGATATAGCGCCATCAACAACAACTTTCTGCGTTCTGTTTAGTAGGAATGCTCTTATCCAGTCATGAGTGTTACCAGTTATACCATAATGTTTCAGTTTGTGGAGGAGTCTCCTGTGGTCAACAACATCAAAGGCTTTGCTAAAATCCATAATGGCGACATCAACCTGGCCTTCCTTTACAGATGTGACCAGATCATGAACAAAACCCACAAGTTGGGTCTCACATGATCTGCGTGCACGAAAGCCATGTTGATTGTCCACCAGTATGTTATTTGCATCAAGATGATCCAGAGTGCTACTGACTACAATATGTTCTAATATTTTGCAGGCAATACTGGTCAAGGACACTGGTCGATAATTGCTAGGTTTAAATTTTTCACCTTTCTTAAAGACAGGAGTGACATTTGCCTGATTCCGATCAGATGGTACAGTTCCAGATTTTAAGGACTCATTGAAGATATGGGAAAAAATTGGTGTTAATTCATCAGCACATTCTTTAAGGACTCGGGGTTTTATGCAATCTGGCCCAGCTGCTTTATGGGGATTTAGCCCTTTGAGCAATTTTGAGACTCCCTTGTCCGAAACTGATATATTTCTCATGTCAGGAAAGGGACTGATACCAAGGTCTGGAAGCTCAGATGCATCTGGCTTAGTAAAAACTGATGAAAACTGACGATTAAGTATGTTTGCTTTATCACAAGAGTCAGACTTTAAAATGCCATTTTCTCTAAGAGGAGCTACTCCACATgaatcattttttaaacttttaataaaacaccaatacttTTTAGTGGTTCCATTTTTGTGCTCAGTTGGGTCACATACAATGTTGTTTATGTAGTTCCAGTATGATTTCCTTGTTTTCATTTGTATAAGAGctttaacttttttaagtttatcAAAGTACTTATCTTTACCTTTCTTGAACCTTGCATACAACCTATCCCTTTTTctaattaacttttttatttctacatttatccATGGCAGATGTTGTTTGCCATTTACAGATTTGTAGGCACATATTTGTTTGTCAAAATCTCCAGCTTGGATGTTAGCTTTTCCCAAAGGACCTGAACATTGAGTTTATCTGACAAGTTTTTTAGTTCAATGTCAAATTGTATCAGTTCTGATTTAAAACTATTCCAGTCAGCCTTATTAAACAAGtatatctttcttttttctttatagtTAATCCTAGGTGTTGAAATTATGTCAATAAATGGAATGCAGTGGTCGCTAACACCAGGAATGACTTTTACATTATCAACCAAGGATGGGTTATTTATGAACAAGAGATCAAGGATGTTACGAGTTTTATCAGTGATTCTAGTTGGTACATGAATCAATTGTTGGAATCCATAGGAATCCGCTAGTTCAAGGAGTTTAACACTTTCTTCGGCATGGGTGGCCCCAGCGTTAACTGTGAGAGATTGCCAGTTTACATCACCAAGATTTAAATCTCCACCAACTACAATAGTGTTATTTGAGTTATCAATCAATGAGGTGGTACGACTGATTTCATCGATGCAATTAAAGTCCCGGTCTGGCCTGTAGGCACTACAAACATAAAGATCTTTTTTACCTTTCTGTTTAACTTGAGCCCAGATGATCTCAGAGTCAGATTGAAGCTCTGGTAGTGAATTACTGTTAATTTTGTTTGAGACCAAAATGAAAACCCCTCCGCCTGTACGGCGTTTGCGATCTTTTCTATAAACTTTATAGTCTGGTGGAAAGACTTCAGAGTTCTTTATATGGGATTTCAGCCAAGACTCAGTACCGAGTACAATATCAGGCTTCACAGTGGACATCATGACTTGAAAGCCCAAATTTTTACTTTTGACTGATTGACAGTTGGGTGTAATGATTTTAAGatgttgaatattttgttttcttctaattTGTTTCGGAGCTCTGTTTGAATGAGCAGATGATGCATGGCGTGATTTACCAGATGGAGTGCTACTAAAAAGAGGATGTTGGATTGTAGTAGTTGGTGACTGTATGTCGGATACATCTGTGCTGGTGTTAGAAATGGAATTTTCAGAGTCAACAATTGATGAGCTTTCAAAAAGTGAAGATGCAAAGTTTGGTAGTCCACATTTAAGACACTGCCAAAATTCATCAGGATGATTACTATGGAAATCATATACCTGTGAGGTCATTCCTTGACACTGTGCATGGTACCAGGTGTCACAATCATCACAATAAATACCACGGTCAGGATGCCAACCCACTACCTCGGTGCAAATACCACATAGATCTGATCTATCAGGAACTGGACTGGCAGGACCAGGATTGGTCTCGATATCAAAAGCTAACATTATCAAAATAAGGCATATGTAAAAGAGTGTGAGTCTATTCTGATTGAGGAGTTTCTTTCTGAATTTTTTCAAGTGTATTAGGCAAGACAAACCAAAAGCAAGATCTAAAGCAGGAGCACCACTAACAGTCCTTATAAAAGTACAAAATTGTTGGAacatttttgaaagtaaataagGGCTGATCCCAGATTGACAGATATTGTTGAGTTGAATGGAACCCAGCTTTTTGAAGGAACCTCCTCCATTCTGATTAGACAGCTCAGCACTCATAAAATATAGAGATAAGGATAAAATCCCCACCGTACACAGAGTAATTCTACACATGACTAAAGCACAAAACGGGCCAAAAATAGGTCTATTTTGAAATGTCGCGAAAATGGGTGACAAAGCGACTTAGGAGCgagaaaaatgccaaaaacaaATTGGGAAGGCCAAACTTTACCCTCACTCCGTGTAAGATGTCTCTATGTCCCTAGTTTTCATCAAAAAGATGGTAAGAAACCTGATGGAGTTGGTTAATTTGTGAAAATGGGACCTATTTTGAAAAAAGTGAACCCACGCTCTTCACTTTTTCTTTTTCGTCTGTGTGAATCGTCCTTGACTTTGTTTATTTTGGCGTTCACTCATTTTTAattagaaatttacacaaataaccagatttaagcagtcgtttattgtaattattggatctaaacTATTCATGGTGAAGgaatttcattatctcacattgtcttgtacggaaatggagtaaatttaagactgcgggcatttgaattcgtctcaagcgtggttttcggctgtattttatccgagtcaaaaccattctgcttgttttgtacgcgaatgccctgttagcacagatgatttataatacacagaacttcagaaggcaaagtatgaggcatgaaataatgttttattgtaaggaatcgtgtgtaactgCATCAAGCAGACAAGGGGGTTGAAGGCGTAGGAATTCACAAGTGAGTGAAATTCTGGattatttctgtatagaaaaaaacattttgaaagtaaatatatgttatacacagattttattgactgcaggataaatagaatattaggttactgtctttcttaacttaagtttatccacctcgtctccgaaaggtttatcaccctcggcaagcctcgggtggataaacctttctccaactcggtggataaacttaagttaagaaagacagtaacctaatattctctatttatacaGTTAGGATCAGAAAAGTTATTACTCATTGTCTTGGCAAATTTCTGATAATGGGAAGTTTTCCAATTTTCCCAATGGGAAGTTTTCCAATTTTCCTAATGGGAAATTTTCTAATTTTTCCAATGGGAAGTTGTCCAATTTTCTCAATGCAACCATTTTTGAAACCTTACAACTAAACTTAGTTAACATAATTTTTTATCAACTTCAGGTGTACCATACTCGTCCTGTACTATTAAGAATACAGCGTTATTGAAATAGCATTACATCAAACAGCAATAGTTTGGAAAATGTATGGAATAAAATCCTTGAGCATTTTCTTATGACGTTTCAgttaaaatttattacaattaaatacatttaataattaatcagTACAAGGTTATAAGTGCGAATTGCTTGGTTTGAAGGAAAAAATTACCTCTTGCAGTATTTCAATAGTTCTGCATAACGTTTAACAGCTTAAGTAACAATTTTAATATAagcttgtatatatataaaagaaatatggCCTTACTTTTAGTTGCTAAGGAGAACTAAAAGCGTTAAGTACACTAAGGCCATATTTCTTTTACTTCTTATTGTGTTGTAAATAACTTTTCTATCAGgtattttcacaattaaatatatgAGATATTAGTTTCTAGCtgtatgaatatatgaatatataattaagaaatattttaaaggagAACCATATCTAAATGCTTAAACAGGACGAATGGATTTTGGGTCCGTAGGGCATAGCCCAGGTAAATTATTAAATGCGACGTATAATATATAACTGATACAGAAtgttaaaaaatgtcaaaacacggttctgttatttcgattctattaCGTCTTTTATATAAGAAAGGAATGAATGTGGGAAGCGTCACTTTTTGACACATTTATGGCGCCAAATTTAGGACGACGTGACGTCAACGTTACTGTGTTTTAGTAATACGAAAGCATGTGAAGTGGCGGGGGATTACACGTCCGCAAATAGTACAGGAGTGAGTAAACATCTAATGTCTAACTTTGCGTGCCTTCTTAGAGTGTGACAAATAAGTTTAAGGCCATGCTGTTTGATATaattttgattctgaaatatatatatgaaataccaatttttcatatttttgtcgatcttaagttggtatttctgctattttatcgggATTCATGTaatagaattaaatcaaactctgaacatatatttggttatgtctacctaatctaaaacaaaaagaaaattgataggtcaccgtATTAGAGTtggcttaaatcaaattacaacgaggtggggtatGGCGGGCaattatacaacgcaggttgttACGAAGtacgtaatcaatttttatttcaaacaagggtTTATATTCAGCCAAACTCTTGACAGTTTTCTATATTTGTTCACAGCTTAAAGAAAAGATAGTTAACAAAAGGAtcaaatggccctaggtcgctcacctgaggaacatctggAATAAACTCGCAGAAAATGTGACTGCAGAAactgttttttctgtatttctagGAAGATATCATTTCGGCTGCTGCATCttttacctttaacatattgatcttaaaagcaataggggttatctactccatTTAGCCAATCACCCCACTAAGTTTGAAGAGTGCAGGTTAAAGGCTTCTCGACAAATGCTACGGacattttttcagttatttacaaCTGTCATGAATAATTTTGTGAAACAACTAACCAGTGTTATGCCCCCGTAATTATTTGGATTGTCAGTTGGTCCATTCTTATGAACTGGTACAATAATTCCTTTAGACCATTGCTTTGGAAAAGTTCCACtttgcaatattttattgaaaagtaaTTTTAGCGGTTAATTATTAAGTCCAACGATTCTTAAAATATTCAGACATCAAAGAATCTAATCCTGGTGCTTTGTTTCTATTCAGCTTTTTGAGGCCGCTAAGATTTCATCCCGCAACACTGGCTCATCTAATTCGTAGAAAGTAGAAGGTTTTTTGTGGGCAACTGGTCCATTTTTGTGTACAAATTGCACAGTTTCTTCGTTTTCACCTGATCGCTTTTCAGACgcaatattataaaaattttctAATGGCACGTCACCGCTTCTGACTTACTgctgtttttgaatattttccagaAATTTCTGAAATCATAGGATTTTCCTTcgcattttattcattttagcaCATCGTTTTATATTATAGACATTCTTCGATTTTCTAACAGAGTATTTGTAATCTTTCTTCAGTTGTAACAAATTTAATCTGGTTTGGTCATTTCTATTACATATAAACTATTGCAATGCATCATGATACATTTGCTTTTTTTCAAGACTTTCCGTATTAAACCatcgtttattttcatttaacttaGCATCTGTGAAAAATGTTTGATCATTTACAGTTACAGACCTTTTAAAATATGCGTCTGCTTTGCTCAAAATAAATTTACTATATGCCTCTACCGTTTCGTTTGTAGAAATCTGTTATTTTCAATCTTattaattgtttcatttaataAGTTTATATCACGGCTAATATCATATCAAAAACCGTGCCTATATTCATCGTtccattttgaaaatacaaaacttCTACTGTTTTGCGTAATTGATATAGTATcgattttcaacaaaaatgacaCCGGTCCATGATTTGAATATACAGTGTAATCACTTCAAATTTTTTATGCAGTTAAAATTCGAGTATCATGTAAGAACTAAGTCAATTTCGCTTTCACCATTCGCTGTCATAGATGTAAATTTCCCCGGGGTATTTTCAATTCGACTATTACAAATGCACATATTAACTGCTTTGCAGAGGTCGATCAAATTATCACCAGATCGATTTGACCTCTGGTCCGGCGACCGGCGTGGAGGCGGTTTTTCGTTTAAATTGTCCGTGAAATCATAATCAacttgattaaacgcctatttctatacaatgacatattcattggcgttgtacataataataataataataataataataataataataataatgagagttcaaaactgagctgaacataccaacgactcccctaggtagtgaagacattataaacccactagcgaatgatctgtcctcagtgaccgtgagacttgctgttcctcgtcttgaccgcgggaagcaagtggatgaaggtattcggaagagcctcacacttgctatgatcaatgaagactatcctccggagaCATGGACTctatgtctatacagacggatcagccacatgcgccgtcaaagatggaggagcaagagttttcattcaatacccatctggcaagagagaaacactacatgcagccacagaaAAACATCGCAGCAATTAAAAGGCAGAGACTacagcactcatgaaggccgtctcaatgattgaagactcggcagaagaaagctcctcagtcgtctttctcaaagatgcactgtctgtcatggaagctctgatcaacaataaagcaccgcagctagccaggagaatgcagagcccgagtataacctgcaaagtagcacttcaatggattccatcccattgtggacttgcaggcaatgaagaagCAGACAAACTGGCTGGGAGCTCAGTCAGAAcgaacaaccaacaaaacctgtgagttacaaggaaaaggtcaccatcatcaaggcactaacgagaccaaggatagaggaagatgcttttcatctccttgatcggtctgaacaagtgatgctggtcaggcttcgctcagggcacaacaagctcaatgctcacatgtacaagaaatacagactggtacCATCGCCAAcatgtccatgtggtgaggatgatcagactgcggagcatattcttcagagatgtaaaaggcatgaccaggagcgagctgcgacttggccgataaaTACTTCAGTGCACTAGAAACTGTATgaaggcattgaggatctgcggcaaaccacaagcttcatcgaggctactggtctgacagtgtagttgcgaccgagaataataataataatattattattaataataataatattgcatgtaataataataataatgatgataataataatgatgacaaTAACTTTGTTTAAACAAACCGTTATGACCCCACCTTGCCTTCTTACACGGCAATATGACAGATCTAGATGAAAGATAACACGAATACAGTGTATTCAATACACATTGTTCCTGACATAAAATGATTGCatcttaataaatataaaattcccTATGATGGACGAAAATACCAAAAGATTAAGTATTTGcaatttgataaataataataataatgataataataatcgtcgtcgtcgtcgtcggtGGCGGGgcggcagcagcagcagcagcagcagcagcatcacaaaagttatataattaagaaatgatgtatcccaaacagtgatttgtcgttgaataaaatcagtgATCGGAATTTatatgcgaaggaattatatcacgaaggCGCAACCCTCGTGAtacaataatacgcatctaaacgacaaaaa
Protein-coding sequences here:
- the LOC123561924 gene encoding uncharacterized protein LOC123561924, with the protein product MLAFDIETNPGPASPVPDRSDLCGICTEVVGWHPDRGIYCDDCDTWYHAQCQGMTSQVYDFHSNHPDEFWQCLKCGLPNFASSLFESSSIVDSENSISNTSTDVSDIQSPTTTIQHPLFSSTPSGKSRHASSAHSNRAPKQIRRKQNIQHLKIITPNCQSVKSKNLGFQVMMSTVKPDIVLGTESWLKSHIKNSEVFPPDYKVYRKDRKRRTGGGVFILVSNKINSNSLPELQSDSEIIWAQVKQKGKKDLYVCSAYRPDRDFNCIDEISRTTSLIDNSNNTIVVGGDLNLGDVNWQSLTVNAGATHAEESVKLLELADSYGFQQLIHVPTRITDKTRNILDLLFINNPSLVDNVKVIPGVSDHCIPFIDIISTPRINYKEKRKIYLFNKADWNSFKSELIQFDIELKNLSDKLNVQVLWEKLTSKLEILTNKYVPTNL